A window of Sphingobacterium sp. SRCM116780 contains these coding sequences:
- a CDS encoding Tex family protein: MTHEIIVSKELAISERQVRTTIELLDEGATVPFISRYRKEMTGSLDEVQITTIRDRMQQLRDLDKRKEAILKSISEQGKLTPELANKIQTVETMANLEDIYLPYKPKRKTRASVARERGLQPLADVLLAQGNTDFNALAESLIDEENGVKSVDEALAGARDIIAEVIAENAEIRDKTRKIFLDKGQFVSRVVPGKEEAAIKYKDYYEWSESLKNAPSHRVLAMRRGEKEEFLYLDIEVVEEEIIPVIDHIYIKAANEAATQVRLALLDSYKRLLKPSMETEIRVLTRQKADEEAIKVFADNVRQLLLAAPLGQKRILAIDPGFRTGCKTVVLDQQGALLENTAIFPHSGAGGLAEANRTIPFLVKKYDIEAIAIGNGTAGRETEDFVRKLNLDHVIIVMVNESGASIYSASETAREEFPDQDITVRGAVSIGRRLMDPLAELVKIDPKSIGVGQYQHDVDQNKLQTSLDDTVMSCVNNVGVELNTASKQILAYVSGLGPALAQSIINYRKENGPFKSRRELKKVPRLGDKAFEQAAGFLHIRNAENPLDASAVHPERYKLVEQMAKDLSTSVHDLLKDAELRKTIPLKNYISDEVGLPTLNDILDELAKPGLDPREKFEAFSFTDGVNAVSDLRIGMKLPGIITNITNFGAFVDIGVHQDGLVHLSQLSNRYVSDPHEVVKVQQHVEVTVTEIDEKRNRIGLSMKTNEAPSSPKPKKDHKNFKPKEKEPETDMASKLAALASKFK, translated from the coding sequence ATGACACACGAAATTATCGTTTCGAAAGAATTAGCAATAAGCGAAAGACAAGTACGAACAACAATTGAATTATTGGACGAAGGAGCTACTGTTCCATTCATTTCTCGTTATAGAAAAGAAATGACGGGTAGTTTAGATGAAGTGCAAATCACTACCATCCGTGATCGCATGCAACAACTGCGTGATTTAGACAAAAGAAAAGAAGCGATCTTAAAATCTATTTCAGAGCAAGGAAAATTAACCCCTGAATTAGCAAACAAAATTCAAACAGTAGAAACAATGGCTAATTTGGAAGACATTTATCTTCCTTACAAACCCAAACGTAAAACACGCGCGAGTGTGGCACGTGAAAGAGGACTTCAACCTCTTGCTGATGTCTTATTGGCACAAGGAAATACAGATTTTAATGCTTTAGCGGAGTCTTTAATTGATGAAGAAAATGGTGTAAAATCTGTGGACGAAGCATTGGCTGGTGCGCGAGATATTATTGCTGAAGTAATTGCTGAAAACGCAGAGATAAGAGATAAAACACGTAAAATATTCTTAGATAAAGGACAATTTGTATCGCGTGTTGTTCCTGGAAAAGAGGAAGCTGCCATTAAATATAAAGACTATTATGAATGGTCTGAATCTTTGAAAAATGCACCATCGCATCGTGTACTAGCCATGCGTCGTGGTGAAAAAGAAGAATTTCTTTATTTAGATATAGAAGTCGTAGAAGAAGAAATTATTCCTGTCATTGACCATATCTACATCAAAGCTGCTAACGAAGCCGCAACGCAAGTTCGCTTGGCTTTATTAGATAGCTATAAACGTTTGTTAAAACCCTCTATGGAAACAGAGATTCGTGTCTTGACGCGTCAAAAAGCGGATGAAGAAGCTATTAAGGTATTCGCAGATAATGTGCGCCAGTTGCTCCTAGCAGCTCCTTTAGGTCAAAAAAGAATTTTAGCCATTGATCCAGGATTTAGAACAGGTTGTAAAACTGTCGTATTGGATCAACAGGGTGCTTTACTAGAAAACACAGCCATCTTCCCTCACAGTGGTGCTGGTGGCCTAGCAGAAGCAAACCGCACCATTCCATTTTTAGTAAAAAAATACGATATCGAAGCCATTGCTATTGGTAATGGAACAGCTGGACGTGAAACCGAGGATTTCGTTCGTAAATTGAATCTAGATCATGTGATCATTGTGATGGTTAATGAAAGTGGGGCTTCTATTTATTCTGCATCAGAGACGGCAAGAGAGGAATTTCCAGATCAAGATATTACGGTTAGAGGGGCTGTTTCTATTGGTCGTCGATTAATGGATCCGCTTGCTGAATTAGTAAAAATAGATCCCAAATCTATTGGTGTTGGGCAATATCAACATGATGTCGATCAAAACAAGTTACAGACATCCTTAGATGATACGGTGATGAGTTGTGTTAACAATGTTGGTGTGGAGTTGAATACGGCATCGAAACAAATTCTAGCTTACGTATCTGGCTTAGGTCCTGCTTTGGCACAATCGATCATCAATTACAGAAAAGAAAATGGGCCTTTCAAATCACGTCGTGAATTGAAAAAGGTTCCTCGTTTAGGTGATAAAGCTTTTGAGCAAGCGGCGGGTTTCTTACATATTCGCAATGCGGAGAATCCATTAGATGCTTCTGCTGTACATCCCGAACGTTATAAATTGGTTGAACAAATGGCAAAAGATTTGTCAACAAGTGTTCATGACCTGTTGAAAGATGCGGAACTAAGAAAAACAATTCCTTTGAAAAATTATATTTCTGATGAGGTTGGGCTTCCTACTTTGAATGATATTCTCGACGAACTGGCAAAGCCAGGACTAGATCCTCGTGAGAAATTTGAAGCATTCTCTTTTACAGATGGCGTGAACGCCGTTTCTGATCTAAGAATAGGAATGAAATTACCTGGAATCATCACGAATATCACTAATTTTGGTGCATTTGTAGATATCGGTGTCCATCAGGATGGTCTCGTACATTTAAGTCAGTTATCCAACCGTTATGTATCGGATCCACATGAAGTGGTAAAAGTACAACAACATGTTGAAGTAACAGTCACTGAAATTGATGAGAAAAGAAATCGTATCGGTCTTTCGATGAAAACAAATGAAGCTCCTTCTTCCCCAAAGCCAAAAAAGGATCATAAAAACTTTAAACCTAAAGAAAAAGAACCTGAAACAGATATGGCTTCTAAACTAGCAGCACTGGCAAGCAAATTTAAATAA
- a CDS encoding N-acetylmuramoyl-L-alanine amidase family protein: MKSNLNIRKRNFIFFLAPAILLFMVLTSATPPPAYQIRTIVIDAGHGGKDSGARGSRSLEKNIALEVALRLGKEIEKQLPGVRVMYTRRSDEFIDLYKRIRMANAAKADIFISIHCNSAPGGSSKGTETIVSGSHRLSQQTAAIRENASLLLEENYKENYQGFDPKDPESYIIFSLMKNQYREKSVKLANLMQQEYVNSGRVSRGILEQGLAVLAEAGMPAVLTEIGFMSNRTEEAFMLSDEGQQEIVQNIVSAISSYKKSVER, from the coding sequence ATGAAATCAAATTTGAATATTAGAAAGCGGAATTTTATATTTTTTTTAGCACCAGCGATATTGTTATTCATGGTACTGACGAGTGCAACTCCTCCGCCTGCCTATCAAATTAGAACTATTGTCATTGATGCTGGGCATGGTGGTAAAGATTCTGGTGCAAGAGGTTCCCGTTCTTTGGAAAAAAATATTGCTTTGGAAGTAGCTCTGAGATTAGGAAAGGAAATCGAAAAGCAATTACCAGGAGTACGTGTGATGTATACCAGAAGATCAGATGAATTTATCGATTTGTATAAACGCATCCGTATGGCTAATGCCGCTAAAGCAGACATCTTTATTTCCATCCATTGCAATTCTGCACCTGGAGGATCTTCCAAAGGAACAGAAACAATAGTTTCGGGATCTCATCGCTTATCACAACAAACAGCTGCTATTCGTGAGAATGCTTCGCTATTACTCGAAGAAAATTATAAAGAGAATTATCAAGGCTTTGATCCCAAAGATCCAGAAAGCTATATCATCTTTTCGTTGATGAAAAATCAATACCGTGAGAAAAGTGTGAAATTGGCAAATTTGATGCAACAAGAATATGTGAATTCTGGACGAGTGAGCCGCGGAATTTTAGAGCAAGGATTAGCTGTACTAGCAGAGGCAGGAATGCCTGCTGTATTGACTGAGATCGGCTTTATGAGTAATCGTACAGAAGAGGCTTTTATGTTATCAGACGAAGGGCAACAAGAGATCGTTCAAAATATAGTTTCAGCAATAAGTTCTTACAAAAAAAGCGTTGAACGCTAA
- a CDS encoding MATE family efflux transporter: MLKRLKSYKPYYWSTFMLAGPVVISQLGHTLVHMADSVIVGHFAGTIPLAAVSLVNAVFMVVMVIGLGIAYGITPLIAQENGRDNKEECAKLLSNSIWLNALAGVLLFCLVYFGSMLAIDHLDQDPAVVKEAKPYLLILSLSILPLMIFSAFKQFAEGLGFTKQAMNITIWGNVLNIILAVIFVKGMFGIKPMGVSGVGYSTLIDRVMMMVVMLFYVMKSSYFKPYINKFKIWTVDIIRIRKILTIGAPVAMQYVFEIGAFAGASLIAGTIGAVEQASHQVAIQLAAMTYMMASGIAAAATIKTGNSFGNKNFFRLQRFAVSSYQLVLVFMTLTATILAMFNNYLPFIFTNDMAVVTIAAHLLVIAGLFQLFDGTQVVGLGILRGMGDVNIPTLVTFIAYWIIGLPSGYFMGVYLGWGVEGIWYGLTLGLLTSSILLYFRYRIVIQKHLNA, from the coding sequence ATGTTGAAGCGATTAAAATCTTACAAACCTTATTATTGGAGTACCTTTATGTTGGCAGGTCCTGTTGTGATCTCTCAGCTCGGTCATACATTGGTACATATGGCGGATAGTGTAATTGTAGGGCATTTTGCGGGTACAATTCCTTTGGCTGCGGTTTCATTGGTTAATGCTGTATTCATGGTTGTGATGGTTATTGGCCTTGGTATCGCTTATGGTATTACACCATTGATAGCGCAAGAAAACGGGCGTGATAATAAGGAGGAGTGTGCTAAGTTACTTTCAAATAGTATTTGGTTGAATGCGTTGGCAGGTGTGTTGTTGTTTTGCCTCGTTTATTTTGGATCTATGCTGGCTATTGATCATCTTGATCAAGATCCTGCTGTTGTGAAAGAAGCAAAACCTTATTTGCTCATCTTGAGTCTATCGATTTTACCTTTAATGATTTTCAGTGCTTTTAAACAATTTGCTGAAGGCTTGGGATTCACAAAACAAGCGATGAATATCACCATTTGGGGTAATGTACTGAATATTATTTTAGCGGTTATTTTTGTTAAAGGGATGTTTGGTATTAAACCAATGGGCGTTAGTGGAGTCGGGTATAGCACGTTGATCGATCGTGTGATGATGATGGTCGTTATGTTATTTTATGTGATGAAATCATCGTATTTTAAACCTTATATCAATAAGTTTAAAATTTGGACTGTTGACATTATTCGAATTCGAAAAATATTAACAATAGGTGCACCAGTGGCTATGCAATATGTTTTTGAGATAGGTGCATTTGCGGGAGCTTCTCTGATAGCAGGAACAATAGGTGCCGTCGAACAGGCTTCTCATCAAGTCGCTATTCAGCTAGCAGCGATGACCTATATGATGGCAAGTGGTATTGCGGCGGCTGCAACCATTAAAACAGGGAATAGTTTTGGTAATAAAAACTTCTTCCGTCTCCAACGTTTTGCAGTTTCATCTTATCAATTGGTGTTAGTGTTTATGACATTGACAGCAACGATATTAGCCATGTTTAATAACTACCTTCCTTTTATTTTTACCAACGATATGGCAGTGGTGACTATTGCCGCTCATTTGTTGGTGATAGCAGGTTTATTTCAACTTTTTGATGGAACCCAGGTTGTTGGTCTAGGAATATTAAGAGGTATGGGAGATGTAAATATCCCAACTTTGGTTACGTTTATTGCTTATTGGATCATCGGCTTACCAAGTGGTTATTTTATGGGAGTTTATCTGGGATGGGGTGTAGAGGGAATTTGGTATGGCTTGACCTTAGGTTTGTTGACCTCTTCCATTTTATTGTATTTTAGATATCGAATTGTTATCCAAAAACATTTAAACGCGTAA
- a CDS encoding putative LPS assembly protein LptD, protein MSLILKSLTHILTIFLILSINAFSAVSQSKTPLKTTSKSLKDSTSLQNVPDSIRVKRDSTLIVKDSTKNKGGLQAEVSIIARDSQRTEVDKNISHLYKGAKVKYQDFELSADYIRLDRNKKQIFASGVIDHNGKYVGRPIVISGAESPKTVDSLVYDYEKQEGNTYGIMTDVDGGFIQAKVVRKNMYDEMSLYHGLYSTCNLPEPHTHFGIFLTKGIVTKNQIIAGPSYLVVQNVPLKFIGFPFAFFPKPDKRSSGFLFPSFGEDYTRGFAMRDIGWYLAFNDYWDSEVRGTLYSKGSWEASINTRYTVNYKYNGGFNIRYASTKAGVEGTDNYGTNKDFNVTWNHTQRQEANPGTSFSANVNFGTGSYFRNTGANGTNTYNDITKNNMSSSISYGRVFADGKINFTSSLSHRQDMSTGNVYLQLPNFSLNVSSFNPFDSKDRAGEQKWYQRINVGYSLQGTNTLNTGDSTLFSKQTLKQFTNGFQHNIPISLSLNAFEYFQFNTSVNYTERWYLQSTRQRMENTKEGYIPVKDTIQGFRRAYDYSVSSGLSTKIYGMYPKIGNIQAIRHIITPSINLNYRPDFSDATYGFYKNYVDQYGMINRYSIFQDNVYGSPSAGKSMGIGFSVDNNIEAKIKSKSDTTDGGFKKVPLIQGLSISGNYNFVADSMKLSPLTFSGRTALFKEKVNINFNGTLDPYAINQAGQRYNKYVINEGKLARLTSFGFSFDYSFNPKAAQNRNNNIDSLRNQIGSNMTPEQAQALSRISSDPNAFVNFNIPWNLAGSFSFQYSKPGLESTITSTINIHGDFSLTPKWKVTFNSGYDLKAKEITLTQFNIYRDLHCWDMAFGWTPFGRYQSYNVTIRAKSSILQDLKLSKRNSSGGSYY, encoded by the coding sequence TTGTCTTTAATTTTGAAGTCGTTAACACACATTTTAACAATATTTCTTATACTTTCGATAAATGCTTTCTCAGCAGTTTCGCAAAGCAAAACTCCATTAAAGACAACTTCAAAAAGTCTTAAGGACTCTACTTCTCTCCAAAATGTACCAGATTCTATACGGGTTAAACGCGATTCTACGCTTATAGTCAAAGACAGTACCAAAAATAAAGGAGGACTTCAGGCAGAAGTAAGTATTATTGCACGTGATTCGCAACGTACTGAAGTTGACAAAAACATCAGTCATTTATATAAAGGAGCGAAGGTTAAATATCAAGATTTCGAATTATCAGCAGATTATATTCGACTCGATCGAAATAAAAAGCAAATTTTTGCCTCTGGTGTCATCGATCATAATGGAAAATATGTCGGTCGCCCTATTGTGATTTCTGGAGCTGAAAGTCCAAAAACAGTCGATTCACTTGTTTATGATTATGAAAAACAAGAGGGTAACACTTACGGGATTATGACGGATGTGGACGGTGGTTTCATTCAAGCAAAAGTCGTTCGTAAAAATATGTACGATGAAATGTCCTTGTATCACGGACTCTATAGTACCTGTAATTTACCCGAACCACATACGCATTTTGGAATTTTCCTAACGAAAGGTATTGTTACAAAAAACCAAATTATCGCTGGTCCATCCTATCTGGTCGTCCAGAATGTTCCTTTAAAATTTATTGGCTTCCCATTTGCTTTTTTTCCTAAACCAGATAAACGTTCTTCTGGTTTTTTATTTCCTTCCTTTGGAGAAGATTATACAAGAGGATTTGCCATGCGTGATATTGGTTGGTATTTAGCCTTCAATGATTATTGGGACAGTGAAGTAAGGGGTACTTTATATTCAAAAGGATCGTGGGAAGCTTCTATCAACACCAGATATACAGTCAACTATAAATACAATGGAGGTTTTAATATTCGCTATGCTTCCACAAAAGCGGGTGTAGAAGGAACCGACAATTATGGGACAAATAAAGATTTTAATGTTACCTGGAATCATACGCAAAGACAAGAAGCAAATCCAGGAACCTCTTTTTCTGCTAATGTAAACTTTGGAACGGGCTCTTACTTTAGAAATACGGGTGCCAATGGGACGAACACTTACAATGATATCACGAAGAATAACATGTCCTCTTCGATCAGTTATGGACGTGTATTTGCCGACGGGAAAATCAACTTTACTTCCAGCTTAAGTCATCGTCAAGACATGAGTACAGGTAATGTATACTTACAGCTCCCGAACTTTAGTTTAAACGTATCTTCTTTTAATCCTTTTGATTCCAAAGATCGCGCAGGCGAGCAAAAATGGTATCAACGGATTAATGTGGGCTATAGCTTACAGGGAACAAATACCTTGAATACTGGTGATTCTACTTTGTTTTCAAAACAAACATTGAAACAATTTACAAATGGATTTCAACACAATATTCCAATCAGTTTATCTTTAAATGCGTTCGAATATTTTCAATTCAATACCAGTGTAAATTATACGGAAAGATGGTATTTACAAAGTACGCGTCAGCGAATGGAAAATACAAAAGAGGGATATATTCCTGTAAAAGATACCATACAAGGATTTAGAAGAGCATATGATTATTCTGTATCATCTGGATTATCGACCAAAATATATGGTATGTATCCTAAGATTGGTAACATTCAAGCAATCAGACACATCATTACACCATCTATTAATCTAAACTACAGACCAGATTTTTCGGATGCTACATATGGATTTTATAAGAACTATGTCGATCAATACGGTATGATCAACCGCTATTCGATCTTTCAAGATAATGTTTATGGATCCCCTTCAGCAGGAAAATCAATGGGTATAGGTTTCTCTGTTGATAATAATATTGAAGCAAAAATAAAAAGCAAATCCGATACCACAGATGGAGGGTTTAAGAAGGTTCCTTTGATACAGGGGCTCTCAATCAGTGGAAATTATAATTTTGTAGCAGACTCCATGAAACTCTCCCCTCTTACTTTTTCTGGGAGAACAGCTTTATTTAAAGAAAAAGTTAATATAAACTTTAATGGAACATTGGATCCTTATGCGATTAATCAAGCGGGACAACGTTATAATAAATATGTGATTAATGAGGGTAAACTTGCACGCTTAACTAGTTTTGGTTTTTCTTTTGATTATAGCTTCAATCCTAAGGCTGCCCAAAACAGAAATAATAATATTGATTCTTTACGTAATCAAATTGGGAGCAATATGACACCAGAACAAGCGCAGGCATTGTCACGTATCAGTTCCGACCCTAACGCATTTGTTAATTTTAATATTCCATGGAATTTAGCGGGTTCATTCAGCTTCCAGTATTCTAAACCAGGACTCGAATCAACCATTACGAGCACCATAAATATTCATGGTGATTTTAGTTTAACGCCAAAATGGAAAGTTACTTTTAATTCAGGTTATGATCTTAAAGCAAAGGAAATAACCTTGACACAATTCAATATTTATCGAGATCTCCATTGTTGGGATATGGCATTTGGATGGACTCCATTTGGAAGGTATCAGAGTTACAATGTCACGATTCGAGCGAAATCTTCAATATTACAAGATTTGAAACTTTCGAAAAGAAATAGTTCAGGAGGCAGTTATTATTAA
- a CDS encoding dihydrolipoamide acetyltransferase family protein, whose protein sequence is MALYKLLLPKMGESVSEATVTKWLKQPGDTIVEDEAILEIATDKVDSDVPSPVKGILKEQLFSIDQVAQVGDIIAIIEIEGDQTETEIATPTTTQEQTPIVEEIETVVPKIQIEDQKIEIPGLNQIQPIIENHQSTLHNSLRFYSPLVKNIAAHEGLNQQELDQITGTGSEGRVTKEDILKYVASKGSKTIHATSVTEHSVISTKADEKVATKANETVHTINSGGDEIIEMDRMRKLIADHMVKSVQTSPHVCSFVEADVTSLVNWRNKAKEIYKKRDGENITFTPIFIEAIAKALRDFPMVNVSVDGNTIIKKKNINIGMAAALPNGNLIVPVIKNADQLSLVGLSKSVNDLANRSRSNQLKPDDTQGGTFTFTNIGAFGNIMGTPIINQPQAAILAVGTIKKKPAVIETEHGDLIGIRQMMYLSLSYDHRVIDGALGGTFLKRVADYLENWDINREI, encoded by the coding sequence ATGGCATTGTATAAATTATTACTTCCAAAAATGGGGGAAAGTGTATCTGAAGCAACAGTAACAAAATGGTTAAAACAACCAGGAGATACGATCGTTGAAGATGAAGCAATTTTAGAAATAGCAACGGATAAAGTGGATTCCGATGTTCCTTCTCCAGTAAAAGGAATTTTAAAAGAACAACTTTTTTCTATTGATCAAGTGGCTCAAGTAGGTGATATAATCGCTATTATTGAAATTGAAGGAGATCAAACAGAGACAGAAATCGCTACTCCAACAACAACACAAGAACAAACTCCAATTGTTGAAGAGATAGAGACAGTAGTACCCAAAATACAGATTGAAGATCAAAAGATAGAAATACCTGGGTTAAATCAGATACAACCTATCATTGAAAATCATCAGTCTACCCTACATAATAGTCTGAGATTTTATTCGCCTTTGGTCAAGAATATCGCTGCTCATGAAGGTCTAAACCAACAGGAATTAGATCAAATTACAGGCACTGGATCAGAAGGACGTGTGACAAAAGAAGACATCTTAAAATATGTGGCAAGCAAAGGAAGCAAAACTATCCATGCGACTTCGGTTACCGAACATTCTGTGATCTCAACAAAAGCTGACGAGAAAGTTGCAACAAAAGCTAACGAAACGGTTCACACGATAAATTCTGGTGGAGATGAAATCATCGAAATGGATCGTATGCGAAAGCTGATTGCTGATCATATGGTAAAAAGTGTTCAGACCTCACCTCATGTATGTTCGTTCGTCGAAGCTGATGTAACCTCACTAGTCAATTGGCGTAATAAAGCGAAAGAAATTTATAAAAAGCGGGATGGAGAAAACATCACCTTTACGCCCATTTTTATTGAAGCTATTGCAAAAGCCTTACGGGATTTTCCAATGGTAAATGTTTCAGTCGATGGTAACACAATCATCAAAAAGAAAAATATCAATATCGGAATGGCAGCTGCTCTTCCAAATGGAAATTTAATCGTACCTGTTATCAAAAATGCAGATCAATTGAGCTTAGTAGGTCTTAGTAAATCTGTCAATGATCTGGCCAATCGTTCTCGATCTAATCAGTTAAAACCTGATGACACGCAAGGAGGAACATTTACATTCACTAATATTGGTGCGTTTGGTAATATTATGGGAACTCCCATAATTAATCAACCTCAAGCCGCTATTCTGGCAGTTGGTACGATCAAGAAGAAACCTGCTGTTATCGAAACAGAACATGGAGATTTAATCGGTATCAGACAGATGATGTATTTGTCTTTATCTTATGACCATCGTGTGATTGATGGTGCTTTAGGAGGTACATTCTTAAAGCGAGTAGCCGATTATTTAGAAAATTGGGATATCAATAGAGAAATATAA
- a CDS encoding twin-arginine translocase TatA/TatE family subunit, protein MYSQIFAFLNIGTSEMMLILVIALLLFGGKKLPELARGLGRGIREFKDASEGIKREISDQINNFEKDIDLKTEVNPLAEVQVAEQKVIEAAENEKAEDTEKKTPQFTAPEGTIQYSRQPEYGEEPNHFQYGYSDHFAETDQTEEAIEKTSVDPAKKEDAPSKEA, encoded by the coding sequence ATGTATAGTCAAATATTTGCATTTCTTAACATAGGAACATCAGAAATGATGTTGATTTTAGTAATCGCTCTTTTATTATTTGGTGGTAAAAAACTACCTGAATTGGCTAGAGGCCTAGGTCGTGGAATTAGAGAATTTAAAGATGCTTCAGAAGGCATTAAAAGAGAAATTTCAGATCAGATTAATAATTTTGAAAAAGATATTGATTTAAAGACGGAAGTGAATCCATTAGCTGAAGTTCAGGTTGCAGAACAAAAAGTAATAGAAGCTGCTGAAAATGAAAAGGCTGAGGACACTGAGAAAAAAACACCTCAATTTACAGCACCTGAAGGCACCATACAATACAGCCGCCAACCAGAATATGGCGAAGAGCCAAATCATTTTCAATACGGTTATTCTGATCATTTCGCAGAGACGGATCAAACAGAAGAAGCGATCGAAAAAACAAGTGTTGATCCTGCAAAAAAAGAAGACGCTCCTTCAAAAGAAGCCTAA
- a CDS encoding competence/damage-inducible protein A, whose protein sequence is MKAQIITIGDEILIGQIVDTNSAWIATQLQNNNISITQILSISDQEGAILKALSEAQNQVDLVLITGGLGPTKDDITKQTAAKYFNTSLEKDQTVLEHVIQLFESRGREMLEINNHQADILVGSDVLFNQYGTAPGMWIQKEKTIFVFLPGVPFEMKHLIETQVLPRISNRDNSNYLVQENIIVGGIGESFLAEKIADIEADLPPSIKLAYLPTLSFVRLRLSGNGTDEQEIKTTTQLFANRLIARLTDHVIANYDTTIEAFLVKKFIDLQLTLTTAESCTGGSLAAIITTIPGCSAMYVGGTIPYSNTLKQQLLGVQEQTLLQFGAVSEQTVIEMAEGAKNRFGTNYAISTSGIAGPDGGTLEKPVGTVWIAIAGEKETITKKFHFHNERIINIERTRQLAVYMLWQLLVKEHQIGVEY, encoded by the coding sequence ATGAAAGCACAAATCATTACCATAGGAGATGAAATACTAATTGGCCAAATTGTCGATACCAACTCCGCATGGATCGCTACTCAGCTTCAAAATAACAATATCTCAATTACACAAATTCTTTCCATATCAGATCAAGAAGGAGCTATTTTGAAGGCATTATCTGAGGCACAAAACCAAGTGGATCTTGTATTGATTACGGGTGGTTTAGGTCCTACAAAAGACGATATTACAAAACAAACTGCTGCAAAATATTTTAATACCTCATTAGAAAAAGATCAAACTGTATTGGAACATGTTATCCAACTTTTTGAATCTCGTGGTAGAGAAATGTTAGAAATAAATAACCATCAAGCAGACATTCTTGTTGGAAGTGACGTCTTGTTCAATCAGTATGGAACTGCACCAGGGATGTGGATTCAAAAAGAAAAAACTATTTTCGTATTCCTACCAGGTGTTCCATTTGAAATGAAACATCTGATCGAAACACAAGTACTTCCCCGAATTTCGAATCGAGATAACAGCAATTATCTTGTACAGGAAAATATAATAGTAGGCGGAATTGGAGAGTCTTTTCTTGCAGAAAAAATAGCGGATATAGAAGCAGATTTACCTCCATCTATAAAACTAGCTTATCTTCCAACTTTATCGTTTGTTAGATTACGTCTATCTGGCAACGGTACTGATGAGCAAGAGATAAAAACAACAACACAATTATTTGCTAACAGATTGATCGCTAGATTAACGGATCATGTAATCGCCAACTATGATACAACTATTGAGGCATTTCTGGTTAAGAAATTCATCGATCTGCAATTGACCTTGACAACTGCAGAAAGTTGTACAGGAGGTAGTCTCGCAGCCATAATTACGACTATACCTGGTTGTAGTGCTATGTATGTTGGTGGTACAATCCCCTATTCTAACACACTTAAACAGCAGTTGTTAGGTGTACAAGAACAAACATTATTACAGTTTGGAGCAGTGAGTGAGCAAACAGTGATTGAAATGGCTGAAGGTGCTAAAAATAGATTTGGAACAAATTATGCGATTTCTACAAGTGGTATTGCTGGCCCAGACGGAGGCACTTTAGAAAAACCAGTGGGTACGGTATGGATTGCAATTGCAGGTGAAAAAGAAACCATCACCAAAAAATTTCATTTTCATAATGAAAGAATTATTAATATCGAAAGAACGAGGCAATTAGCTGTATATATGCTTTGGCAACTCCTAGTCAAAGAACATCAAATAGGGGTTGAATATTGA